One Acetobacterium sp. KB-1 DNA segment encodes these proteins:
- a CDS encoding glycosyltransferase: MVAQTLKESFEARGHLVCVEDLFDKTNPTLNRMIEKSYLLSYSIGSSFYERVYYDVEEYAHNKFMYNLWHLTSKALLKMIEQFKPDCIINTYGYTISAILKKENYPHIKLFTVVTDFCIPKPWIHQDIDRYYVACENVEETLIKEEIPQEKILKTGIPVRDAFYARENRNRIFSKYNLDSHKKILIIFAGTYGVLKNIKEICQQADKMDNLQTVVICGKNLHLQQELEQENLTNTRIFGFVPDIHEFYSVGDLMVTKPGGITLSEVVTKKIPVILYNPTPGQEGENAQWFKSQGAAVVAHNFNELVLAIDALKENDIKRFSIKNNLGRIYNGHATNLITQDVLTQLNIPDAIPYLTESI; this comes from the coding sequence ATGGTAGCCCAAACCCTTAAAGAGAGCTTTGAGGCTCGGGGACATCTTGTCTGTGTTGAGGATCTGTTTGACAAAACCAACCCCACGCTCAACCGGATGATCGAAAAATCCTACCTACTTTCCTATTCCATTGGGAGTAGTTTTTACGAACGCGTTTATTATGATGTGGAAGAGTATGCCCATAATAAATTTATGTACAACCTTTGGCACTTAACCAGCAAAGCCTTATTAAAAATGATTGAGCAGTTTAAGCCAGATTGTATCATCAACACCTACGGCTATACTATTTCAGCGATCCTGAAAAAAGAAAACTATCCGCATATTAAGCTTTTTACTGTGGTCACCGATTTTTGTATTCCTAAACCCTGGATCCATCAGGATATCGACCGCTACTATGTGGCCTGTGAAAACGTTGAAGAAACCCTGATCAAGGAAGAAATTCCCCAGGAAAAAATCTTGAAAACTGGTATTCCTGTGCGAGACGCTTTTTATGCCCGGGAAAACCGTAATCGTATCTTCAGTAAATATAATCTGGATTCTCATAAAAAAATACTGATTATTTTTGCCGGCACCTACGGAGTTCTTAAGAATATCAAAGAGATCTGTCAGCAGGCAGATAAAATGGATAACCTCCAGACCGTTGTAATCTGTGGCAAAAACCTGCATCTCCAACAGGAGCTAGAGCAGGAAAACTTGACCAACACAAGAATTTTTGGTTTTGTTCCGGATATTCACGAATTTTATTCTGTCGGTGATTTAATGGTAACTAAGCCTGGGGGCATTACCCTGAGTGAAGTGGTGACTAAAAAAATTCCGGTCATTTTATACAATCCCACTCCCGGTCAGGAAGGCGAAAATGCCCAGTGGTTTAAAAGCCAGGGTGCTGCTGTCGTTGCTCATAACTTTAATGAACTGGTTCTGGCCATTGATGCGCTCAAAGAAAATGACATCAAACGGTTTTCGATTAAGAACAATCTTGGCCGGATTTACAATGGTCATGCAACCAACCTGATCACCCAGGACGTTTTAACCCAGTTAAATATCCCTGATGCCATACCCTATCTGACCGAATCCATTTAA
- a CDS encoding DegV family protein, protein MKPRIISDSSCDLPKDFLEKDGIDFSLVPLKIIVGDHEFIDDETLNTKELIAAMKAEKTATSSSCPSPEDFAAELRKNKESYVITMTSGLSGTYNSARVARNMVLEEDDSLKISLFDTHSTSPVMILMVMKLRDLIKAGEMDFDTISDKLATYLETLNLRFLLQDLSNLVKSGRMNRVAGAVASVLSIMPIFKSDEKGEIQLVTKARGIKKALSSLANMVEDKAKAQPQFPVVITHCNNLSQAEILKDLLEKRFELKEIYIFPMHGLTTYYSNDKGLLLAF, encoded by the coding sequence GTGAAACCACGAATTATCAGCGACAGCTCATGTGATTTGCCCAAGGATTTTCTGGAAAAGGACGGTATCGATTTTTCACTTGTCCCGCTGAAAATAATTGTTGGCGATCATGAATTTATAGATGATGAGACTCTAAATACCAAGGAACTGATTGCCGCCATGAAGGCTGAAAAAACAGCAACCTCTTCTTCATGCCCATCCCCCGAAGATTTTGCCGCCGAACTTCGAAAAAATAAAGAAAGTTATGTAATCACGATGACTTCCGGCCTAAGCGGTACCTATAACAGTGCCCGGGTTGCCAGAAACATGGTCCTTGAGGAAGATGATTCTCTGAAAATAAGTCTCTTTGATACCCACTCAACCTCGCCGGTGATGATTTTGATGGTGATGAAGCTCCGCGATCTCATAAAAGCTGGTGAGATGGATTTTGACACCATCAGTGATAAGCTGGCAACCTATCTTGAGACCTTAAATCTGCGTTTCTTGCTTCAGGACCTATCCAACCTGGTTAAAAGTGGACGAATGAATCGGGTAGCCGGCGCCGTTGCCTCAGTGCTCTCGATTATGCCGATTTTTAAATCTGATGAAAAGGGTGAAATTCAATTGGTCACCAAAGCCCGCGGCATCAAAAAAGCCTTGTCAAGCCTTGCCAATATGGTTGAGGATAAGGCCAAAGCGCAGCCTCAGTTTCCTGTGGTCATTACTCATTGCAATAATCTTAGTCAGGCTGAAATCCTCAAAGATTTACTGGAGAAACGCTTTGAACTCAAAGAGATTTATATTTTTCCGATGCACGGCTTAACCACTTACTATTCCAACGACAAAGGGCTGTTACTAGCCTTTTAA
- a CDS encoding ribonuclease H: MKVIHLYTDGGCRGNGKEGENLGAIGGVLIYPEKNVIKEYKRAYENTTNNQMELLAVIEGLKLLKEPCEVHIYSDSAYVVNAYLQNWIGGWKAKNWTRGKAGALKNREIWMELDQLVNQHKVTFHKVKGHADNPYNNQADLLVNQAMDAYVL; encoded by the coding sequence ATGAAAGTAATTCATCTCTATACCGATGGTGGTTGCCGCGGCAATGGCAAAGAAGGTGAAAATCTGGGTGCCATTGGTGGCGTACTGATTTACCCTGAAAAAAATGTCATCAAAGAGTACAAACGGGCCTATGAAAACACCACCAACAACCAGATGGAGTTGTTGGCGGTGATTGAAGGCTTAAAGTTGCTAAAGGAACCTTGTGAAGTTCATATCTACAGCGATTCTGCCTATGTTGTTAATGCCTATCTGCAGAATTGGATTGGTGGATGGAAGGCAAAAAACTGGACCCGGGGAAAAGCCGGGGCGCTAAAAAACCGGGAAATCTGGATGGAACTTGATCAACTGGTTAATCAACATAAGGTGACCTTTCATAAGGTCAAGGGTCATGCCGATAACCCCTATAATAATCAGGCGGATTTATTAGTAAACCAGGCCATGGATGCATACGTGCTTTGA
- the leuS gene encoding leucine--tRNA ligase — protein sequence MSTYEHKRIEEQWQKYWEENETFRTEENSSKEKFYGLVEFPYPSGVGLHVGHVRAYTSLEVIARKRRMEGFNVLFPIGWDAFGLPTENYAIQTGRHPREVTDENIAVFTNQLKRIGYAFDWDKEIDTTDPKYYKWTQWIFLQLFKHGLAFRDRTYVNFCNGCKVVLSNEDFRDGKCDRCGSEVVQMEKDVWFLKIKNYAEELLKGLDDVNYLPRIRLEQENWIGKSVGAEVDFTIAGYDKALRVFTTRPDTLFGATFMVIAPEHPLISDLSESITNLTELVAYQEQAKRKTEFERVQLAKDKTGVRILGIQAINPVTNTEIPIFIADYVMMGYGTGAIMAVPGHDTRDWDFAKKFALPIIEVIKGGDVTEAAYTNTDSGEMVNSGFLNGMEVKDAIQKTIDFLEQEKLGKRTINYKMKDWAFNRQRYWGEPIPIVHCPKCGMVPVPEDQLPLELPVVESYTPTDTGKSPLSNIPEWYETTCPECGGPAERETDTMPQWAGSSWYFLRYFDNKNDEAFASPEKLKYWMPVDWYNGGMEHVTRHLLYSRFWHQFLFDIGCVPVREPYAKRTAQGLILGNDGEKMSKSKGNVVNPNVIIEEYGADTLRTYIMFIGDYEKSAPWSDNGAKGCRRFLDRVWKLQEIVSDETGYGKDLESTIHKTIKKVNDDYEEMKYNTAIAALMTLLNEFNRIGSITKDAFRTFLQLLYPVAPHISSEIWQNLKMGGTLDDAAWPQYEDAKTVDDVIEMAVQINGKVRGTITIPVAADKDEAKAIALAQENIVAYTQGKTIIKEIYVPGKIFNIVVK from the coding sequence ATGTCAACGTATGAGCATAAACGAATAGAGGAACAGTGGCAAAAGTATTGGGAAGAGAATGAAACGTTTCGGACCGAAGAAAACTCAAGCAAAGAAAAATTTTATGGGTTGGTTGAATTTCCTTATCCTTCCGGGGTGGGGCTCCACGTTGGTCATGTTCGAGCTTATACATCGCTAGAGGTGATTGCCAGAAAACGTCGTATGGAAGGATTTAATGTCCTCTTTCCGATTGGTTGGGATGCCTTTGGTTTACCAACTGAAAACTACGCCATTCAAACTGGTCGTCATCCCCGGGAAGTGACCGATGAAAACATTGCCGTATTCACTAATCAACTAAAACGGATTGGTTATGCCTTTGACTGGGATAAAGAAATTGATACCACCGATCCGAAATACTATAAATGGACGCAATGGATCTTTTTACAGTTGTTTAAGCATGGTTTGGCGTTTCGAGACCGGACCTATGTCAATTTTTGCAACGGCTGCAAAGTGGTTCTGTCCAACGAGGATTTCCGGGACGGGAAGTGTGATCGTTGTGGTAGCGAAGTGGTGCAAATGGAAAAAGATGTATGGTTCCTGAAAATCAAGAACTATGCCGAAGAGCTGTTAAAAGGTCTGGATGACGTCAACTATCTGCCTCGGATCCGTCTGGAACAGGAAAACTGGATTGGCAAGTCAGTGGGGGCGGAAGTCGATTTTACCATTGCTGGCTATGACAAAGCCCTGCGTGTATTTACGACTCGACCGGATACCTTATTTGGGGCGACTTTTATGGTTATTGCCCCCGAACATCCGCTGATTAGTGATCTTTCTGAATCGATTACCAATTTGACTGAACTGGTCGCGTACCAGGAACAGGCCAAGCGCAAAACAGAATTTGAACGGGTTCAGCTGGCTAAGGATAAAACTGGGGTGCGGATTTTAGGCATCCAGGCTATTAATCCGGTGACCAATACCGAAATTCCGATTTTTATCGCCGACTATGTCATGATGGGATATGGCACCGGCGCGATTATGGCCGTTCCCGGCCATGATACAAGAGATTGGGATTTTGCCAAAAAATTTGCCTTACCCATCATTGAAGTTATCAAAGGCGGGGATGTAACCGAAGCGGCTTATACCAATACTGATTCGGGTGAAATGGTCAATTCCGGCTTTTTAAATGGAATGGAAGTCAAGGATGCGATCCAGAAAACAATTGACTTTTTAGAACAGGAAAAATTGGGCAAACGGACCATTAATTATAAAATGAAGGATTGGGCTTTTAATCGTCAGCGTTATTGGGGTGAACCAATTCCGATTGTTCACTGTCCAAAATGTGGGATGGTACCGGTGCCGGAGGATCAATTGCCGCTGGAATTGCCGGTGGTCGAAAGCTACACCCCCACGGATACCGGCAAATCCCCGTTATCCAACATCCCGGAATGGTATGAAACGACCTGCCCGGAGTGTGGTGGTCCGGCGGAACGGGAAACCGATACGATGCCCCAGTGGGCGGGTTCCAGCTGGTACTTCCTGCGCTATTTTGATAACAAAAACGACGAAGCCTTTGCTTCCCCCGAAAAACTGAAATACTGGATGCCGGTAGATTGGTACAACGGCGGGATGGAACACGTCACGCGGCATCTACTCTATTCCCGGTTCTGGCATCAGTTTTTATTTGATATTGGTTGTGTGCCAGTACGTGAGCCCTATGCCAAACGAACCGCGCAGGGATTGATTCTTGGAAACGACGGCGAAAAAATGTCGAAATCTAAAGGAAATGTGGTCAATCCCAACGTGATCATTGAGGAATATGGGGCCGATACCTTAAGAACCTATATTATGTTTATCGGCGACTATGAAAAATCTGCTCCCTGGTCGGATAACGGCGCTAAGGGCTGTCGACGGTTTCTGGATCGGGTCTGGAAACTTCAGGAGATTGTCAGTGATGAAACCGGCTATGGCAAGGACCTCGAATCGACCATTCATAAAACCATTAAGAAAGTTAATGATGATTATGAAGAAATGAAATACAATACCGCGATTGCTGCCTTGATGACGCTATTAAATGAATTCAACCGCATTGGTTCCATCACTAAAGATGCCTTTAGGACCTTTTTGCAATTACTTTACCCGGTAGCCCCCCATATCAGTTCAGAAATCTGGCAGAATCTAAAGATGGGTGGAACGCTTGATGATGCGGCCTGGCCTCAATATGAAGACGCCAAAACCGTCGATGATGTCATCGAAATGGCAGTTCAGATTAACGGCAAGGTCCGGGGAACCATTACCATTCCGGTTGCCGCCGATAAGGATGAAGCCAAGGCGATTGCTCTGGCTCAGGAGAACATCGTCGCCTATACCCAGGGTAAAACCATTATCAAAGAGATCTATGTCCCGGGAAAAATTTTCAATATCGTGGTAAAATAG
- a CDS encoding alanine/ornithine racemase family PLP-dependent enzyme, which produces MYPLLKINKKKILDNTKAIIKRTKKMNVAVTAVTKCSGGNLEVAQAFLDGGATSIGDSRIKNLKNLAPLACEKWLIRVPMPSEVNPTVAYATLSVNSEIKTIRLLNQAAKAQGKIHGILYMLDLGDLREGLFIGDGNSVSPEIEALISASFTKLDQDLGEIKAMGNIHLRGIATNATCVGATIPTPLTFGAFFKVKKILEEKYQLPCEIVSGGNSSAYYLVDNETLPAEINNLRLGDVILFGRESAYYHCYDYLHQDAFILDVEILELQDKPTYPVGEIGRNAFGEIPTFEDKGIRRRAICGLGRQDTDTDHIFPVVPGLTIVGSSSDHLVIDVTDAKATYTVGDIISLRCDYVGALHAATSSYVDKIIITQ; this is translated from the coding sequence ATGTATCCCTTACTTAAAATCAATAAGAAAAAGATATTAGACAATACTAAAGCCATAATAAAACGGACCAAAAAAATGAATGTTGCGGTCACCGCCGTCACCAAATGTAGTGGCGGAAACTTAGAAGTTGCCCAGGCCTTCCTTGATGGGGGTGCCACTTCGATTGGTGATTCCCGTATTAAAAATCTTAAAAATCTAGCCCCGTTAGCCTGTGAAAAATGGCTAATCCGGGTCCCCATGCCCAGCGAGGTCAATCCTACTGTTGCCTATGCTACCCTATCAGTAAACAGTGAAATAAAAACCATCCGGCTATTAAACCAGGCGGCAAAAGCCCAGGGCAAAATCCATGGCATCCTCTATATGCTTGACCTTGGCGATCTGCGTGAAGGACTCTTTATCGGTGATGGCAATTCGGTAAGTCCTGAAATCGAGGCGTTAATTTCAGCCTCTTTTACAAAGCTCGATCAGGATCTTGGCGAAATTAAGGCCATGGGAAACATCCACCTTCGAGGCATCGCCACCAACGCCACCTGCGTTGGTGCCACAATTCCTACTCCCCTGACTTTCGGGGCTTTTTTCAAGGTTAAAAAAATACTTGAAGAAAAATATCAGCTTCCCTGTGAGATCGTCTCCGGTGGTAATTCCAGCGCTTATTATCTGGTCGATAATGAAACCCTGCCCGCCGAAATTAATAATCTCAGGCTGGGAGATGTGATTCTCTTTGGCCGGGAATCCGCCTATTATCATTGCTATGATTATCTCCATCAGGATGCTTTTATTCTGGATGTGGAAATCCTCGAGCTGCAAGATAAACCCACCTATCCGGTTGGCGAAATCGGCCGCAACGCTTTTGGCGAAATCCCCACCTTTGAGGACAAGGGAATCCGGCGCCGGGCCATCTGTGGTCTGGGTCGTCAGGACACTGACACCGACCACATCTTTCCTGTGGTTCCCGGACTAACCATCGTTGGCTCCAGTTCCGACCATCTGGTTATCGACGTCACCGATGCTAAAGCCACCTATACGGTTGGCGACATCATCAGCTTACGCTGCGACTACGTCGGTGCTCTTCACGCCGCTACCTCATCCTATGTTGACAAAATTATAATCACCCAATAA
- a CDS encoding Ldh family oxidoreductase, with product MKDETNYRIPFDVLEAFMTDALKGIGVPEEDAKICADILISSDKRGIDSHGIGRLKPIYYDRIKQGIQKPVTEFEVVKDTFTTAVIDGHDGMGHVIAKKAMQMAIDKAKVYGMGMTVVRNSTHYGFAGYYPLMAIENNMIGMTGTNARPSIAPTFGVENMLGTNPITVGVPSDEPFPFVLDCATSVSQRGKIEVYDRENKDLPDGWVIDRQGNSRTDTKQILIDLVKGEAALTPLGGIGEDTGGYKGYGYATFVEILSAALQSGSFLKGLLGFDANGKAQPYHLGHFFIAINIENFTEPESFKKITGDILRDLRASEKMPGQERIYTAGEKEYDAWLDRKDKGTPVNDALIKDILDIKAELGLDQYHFPFEK from the coding sequence ATGAAAGACGAAACCAACTATCGTATCCCCTTTGACGTTTTAGAAGCATTCATGACCGACGCCTTAAAAGGCATCGGGGTTCCCGAAGAAGATGCCAAAATCTGTGCGGATATATTGATCAGTTCCGATAAACGTGGTATTGATTCTCACGGCATCGGCCGTTTAAAACCGATCTACTATGACCGGATCAAGCAAGGCATTCAAAAGCCCGTAACTGAATTTGAAGTGGTCAAAGACACCTTCACCACTGCCGTCATTGATGGTCACGATGGCATGGGCCATGTGATCGCAAAAAAAGCGATGCAAATGGCCATTGATAAAGCCAAGGTTTACGGCATGGGGATGACCGTGGTCCGAAATTCCACTCATTATGGTTTCGCTGGCTACTATCCGCTGATGGCCATCGAAAACAACATGATCGGGATGACCGGCACCAATGCCCGTCCGTCTATTGCCCCAACCTTTGGCGTCGAAAACATGTTAGGAACCAACCCGATCACTGTTGGTGTACCCAGTGATGAACCCTTTCCCTTCGTTTTGGACTGCGCTACCTCAGTTTCCCAACGGGGTAAAATAGAAGTCTATGACCGCGAAAACAAGGACCTACCTGATGGCTGGGTCATCGATCGCCAGGGAAACAGCCGAACTGATACCAAACAGATCCTCATCGATTTAGTCAAAGGCGAGGCGGCCTTAACACCACTTGGTGGCATCGGCGAAGATACCGGCGGCTATAAGGGTTATGGGTATGCCACCTTTGTCGAAATCCTCTCGGCAGCTCTCCAAAGTGGTTCTTTCTTAAAAGGACTGCTGGGTTTTGATGCCAACGGCAAGGCCCAGCCCTACCACCTGGGTCATTTCTTTATCGCCATCAACATTGAGAACTTTACCGAGCCAGAATCTTTTAAGAAAATTACTGGCGATATCTTAAGAGACCTGCGAGCCTCTGAAAAAATGCCCGGGCAGGAACGAATCTACACTGCTGGTGAAAAAGAATACGATGCCTGGCTGGATCGCAAAGATAAGGGGACACCGGTCAATGATGCTTTAATTAAAGATATCCTCGACATCAAGGCGGAGCTGGGTTTAGATCAGTACCACTTCCCATTTGAAAAATAA
- the rbr gene encoding rubrerythrin: MGKLKGTKTLDNLMASFVGECQARMRYTYFASIAKKEGYVQISEFFTETAGNEKEHGELFYKHITDNEYTMGNAIELSVNATYPVALGDTKNNLLHAASGENEEWNELYPKFAEIAKQEGFDEIAETWLEVCIAEKAHETRYLKLAANIELGRTFKRFSDVKWKCGNCGYIHEGSEAPAVCPACKHAQAYFELFAETY; this comes from the coding sequence ATGGGTAAATTAAAAGGAACAAAAACGTTAGATAATTTGATGGCATCTTTTGTTGGCGAGTGCCAGGCAAGAATGCGGTATACGTATTTTGCATCAATCGCCAAAAAAGAGGGCTATGTTCAAATCAGTGAATTCTTCACAGAAACCGCAGGTAATGAAAAAGAGCATGGTGAATTATTTTATAAACATATTACAGATAACGAGTATACCATGGGCAACGCGATTGAACTTTCAGTAAACGCCACTTATCCAGTTGCTCTTGGAGACACGAAAAACAATTTGCTGCATGCCGCTTCAGGAGAAAATGAAGAATGGAATGAGCTTTATCCAAAATTTGCTGAAATCGCAAAACAAGAAGGCTTTGATGAGATTGCCGAGACCTGGCTGGAAGTATGTATTGCTGAAAAAGCCCATGAAACCCGCTATTTAAAATTAGCGGCTAACATTGAGCTGGGTCGAACCTTCAAACGGTTTAGCGATGTGAAATGGAAATGCGGTAATTGCGGTTATATTCACGAAGGTTCCGAAGCACCAGCTGTATGTCCGGCCTGTAAACATGCCCAGGCTTATTTTGAACTATTTGCTGAAACCTATTAG